One window of Streptococcus suis genomic DNA carries:
- a CDS encoding helix-turn-helix domain-containing protein: MSDKEFGQRVRQLREQINLTREQFCGDEVELSVRQLIRIETGSSKPTLSKIQYIATRLGMTLYELMPDYVKLPDRYSKLKFEVLRTPTYENTDLIEKRNRLMEEIYDDYYDDLPEEEQIAIDAFQSFVDIYETKSVHFGKAILDDYFEQVHRKDKFTVNDLLIVRLYLEHLQDEDRTSPRFQHFLDITQHFPVQVEAIDSNELFILRDVMLASIGILGTKECYDYIPPIFDTLDQIMVQTHDFQKKPILNLLKWKYVLYTNSDREEAQKLYEEAVMFAKLIGDDHLVAKLEESWKGDSTGKV; this comes from the coding sequence ATGAGCGATAAGGAATTTGGGCAACGTGTTCGCCAGCTGAGAGAGCAGATTAATTTGACGCGCGAACAGTTTTGTGGTGATGAGGTTGAACTTTCAGTCCGGCAATTGATTCGGATTGAGACTGGTAGCTCAAAACCCACGTTGTCTAAAATCCAGTACATTGCCACACGTTTGGGAATGACCTTGTATGAATTGATGCCAGACTATGTTAAGCTCCCAGATAGATACTCGAAATTAAAGTTTGAGGTTCTCCGCACACCGACCTATGAAAATACGGACTTGATAGAAAAACGCAATCGTCTGATGGAAGAAATTTATGACGACTATTACGACGACCTGCCAGAGGAAGAACAGATAGCAATTGATGCTTTTCAGTCTTTTGTTGACATATATGAAACAAAGTCTGTCCATTTTGGGAAAGCTATCTTAGATGATTATTTCGAGCAGGTCCATCGTAAAGATAAATTTACTGTCAATGATTTATTGATTGTGCGGCTATATTTGGAGCATTTACAGGATGAGGACAGGACCTCGCCAAGATTTCAACATTTTTTAGATATTACCCAGCATTTTCCGGTACAGGTAGAAGCTATAGATTCAAATGAGCTATTTATTTTGCGTGATGTGATGCTAGCTTCTATTGGTATCCTTGGGACTAAGGAGTGTTATGACTATATTCCGCCTATTTTTGATACTCTAGACCAGATAATGGTCCAGACGCACGATTTCCAAAAGAAACCGATTCTGAATCTATTAAAGTGGAAGTACGTACTATATACCAACAGTGACCGTGAAGAGGCACAAAAACTGTACGAAGAGGCCGTTATGTTTGCGAAATTAATAGGTGATGATCATTTGGTGGCTAAACTAGAAGAATCATGGAAAGGGGATTCCACTGGAAAAGTGTAA
- a CDS encoding bifunctional folylpolyglutamate synthase/dihydrofolate synthase, protein MQTFHKLDTWLNSKQGQLFHYKLEKITYALDLLGKPHLDLPVIHVAGTNGKGSTIAFMRQLFQAHGLRVGSFVSPHMVTVHDRICIDQTPIPDQDFQRLLQQVYELEQEVATVYEPFRYFEVMVLIMFLYFREQQPDLALIEVGIGGLLDTTNVVSPALSIITSIGLDHQDLLGVTLGEIAEQKAGIIKPEMPVVLGPFSADISQQIRQIAAKKKAPIYQLGQEFTSNAATFNSPSFQLSELVLGLPGQHQQENAALALQSFLLYMEQIGQTVSADLIRQALAQTSWAGRLELIAENPKIYLDGAHNVPAMERLIEFIEMQDQPVTLLFSALQRKDFQEMLDLLEEILPGIQLVLTSFAYDGALKEEQRQGLTYVADYEGFIQEFQEQDQGILIVTGSLYFISEVRKKYLN, encoded by the coding sequence ATGCAAACTTTTCACAAATTAGACACCTGGCTCAATAGCAAGCAGGGTCAGCTATTTCATTACAAGTTAGAGAAAATCACCTATGCCCTGGATTTGTTAGGCAAGCCTCACTTGGATTTGCCGGTCATTCATGTGGCGGGGACCAATGGCAAGGGCTCAACGATTGCCTTTATGCGCCAGCTCTTTCAGGCTCATGGACTGCGGGTCGGCAGTTTTGTCTCCCCTCACATGGTCACGGTACACGACAGGATTTGCATTGATCAGACACCGATTCCAGACCAGGATTTTCAGCGCCTTCTCCAGCAGGTCTATGAGTTGGAGCAGGAGGTTGCTACGGTCTATGAACCCTTCCGCTATTTCGAGGTCATGGTTCTAATCATGTTCCTCTATTTTCGCGAGCAGCAGCCTGACCTGGCACTTATCGAAGTTGGCATCGGCGGCCTTCTGGACACGACCAATGTAGTCTCCCCGGCCCTCAGCATCATCACTTCCATAGGTCTGGATCACCAGGATTTATTAGGCGTGACTTTGGGAGAAATCGCAGAGCAGAAAGCAGGAATTATCAAGCCAGAGATGCCTGTCGTTCTGGGACCATTTTCTGCCGACATCAGCCAGCAAATTCGCCAAATTGCTGCTAAAAAAAAAGCTCCAATCTACCAGCTGGGTCAAGAATTTACCTCTAATGCAGCTACTTTCAATAGTCCAAGTTTTCAGCTGTCAGAATTAGTCTTGGGTCTCCCAGGTCAGCACCAGCAAGAAAATGCGGCCTTGGCCCTGCAGAGTTTCTTGCTTTACATGGAGCAAATTGGGCAAACTGTTTCTGCGGATTTGATCAGACAGGCTCTAGCCCAAACCAGCTGGGCAGGACGTTTGGAATTGATAGCCGAAAACCCCAAGATATACCTAGACGGTGCCCATAACGTTCCTGCCATGGAACGCTTGATTGAGTTCATTGAGATGCAGGACCAGCCTGTGACCCTCTTATTTTCGGCCCTGCAGCGCAAGGATTTTCAGGAAATGCTGGATTTATTAGAGGAAATATTGCCAGGTATCCAGCTTGTCTTGACCAGCTTTGCCTACGACGGAGCCTTGAAAGAGGAGCAGCGTCAGGGGCTGACCTACGTAGCTGATTATGAAGGCTTTATACAGGAATTTCAGGAACAAGACCAGGGCATCCTGATTGTCACAGGTTCCCTCTATTTCATCTCGGAAGTCCGAAAAAAATATCTGAACTAA
- a CDS encoding quinol oxidase, producing MTEVESSVDLGDKSLWGGRRHRSQRRKQAYHEFIRNVPDVPIWPTLLWSLFLSVLNVANPLLSSFATNLQSQALYAGMAMQAGHKPYEYFFGTNGVLYYLILAVGSLFNTTIGLMIFQFIALLIAGIYLNKISAYFSRSQRVAHHINFWFYCFLLVVDLGGLYASIFALPFVLTSIWFLIRYINDAVSDEGFILYGIDAAIVFMIYPKSLILWLVSPLVLFVYNSRNKRLARGVYQFLAAVFGFLLVVYTVGYYTFIEQILGMAIQQTFLYNISLQFTYEGILMTLAVVFGFLLISGFLNHILITLLSISKGQQTEIKLIMLLAFLVQMVFLIGNPNFEWSQLTALIPYGFVLAAASLHGPETDEEFEMLDEEENEDYSYLKASYYLPILMLLALFFQPTYAYLFEEPVRVERQEIARYIRDNTTSDDPIYAWDNSAQAYLESQRFSSANLITAQPYLNTEDNRNNLIYDLNQGRAKYILVNTELPLLEQVSATLEDNYVPVQLSFNHFKLYQEKE from the coding sequence ATGACAGAAGTAGAGTCAAGTGTAGATTTGGGAGATAAAAGTTTGTGGGGTGGCCGCAGGCATCGTTCTCAACGGAGAAAGCAAGCCTACCATGAATTTATACGGAATGTGCCGGATGTGCCTATTTGGCCGACCCTACTGTGGAGTTTATTTCTGAGTGTATTGAATGTTGCCAATCCTCTTTTGAGTTCCTTTGCGACCAATTTGCAGTCACAGGCACTCTATGCAGGCATGGCAATGCAGGCTGGTCATAAGCCTTATGAGTATTTTTTTGGAACCAATGGTGTCCTCTATTACCTAATCTTGGCTGTTGGTTCCCTGTTCAATACGACCATTGGCTTGATGATTTTTCAGTTCATCGCCCTCTTGATAGCAGGGATTTATCTCAATAAGATTAGTGCATATTTTAGTCGTTCACAGCGGGTTGCCCACCATATCAATTTTTGGTTCTATTGTTTCTTGCTGGTGGTGGACTTGGGTGGACTCTATGCCAGCATCTTTGCTCTACCTTTTGTGCTGACCAGTATCTGGTTTTTGATTCGCTATATAAATGATGCAGTCAGTGACGAAGGTTTCATTCTCTACGGGATTGATGCGGCGATTGTATTCATGATTTACCCTAAAAGTCTGATTTTATGGCTGGTATCGCCCCTAGTTTTATTTGTGTACAATAGTCGAAACAAGAGGTTGGCGAGAGGTGTTTATCAGTTTTTAGCAGCTGTATTTGGTTTTCTTCTCGTTGTCTACACTGTAGGCTATTACACCTTCATCGAGCAGATTCTGGGAATGGCAATTCAACAGACTTTTCTCTACAATATTAGCCTACAATTTACCTATGAAGGCATTTTGATGACCCTAGCTGTGGTTTTTGGGTTCCTGCTGATTTCAGGATTTTTAAATCATATTTTGATAACCCTATTATCTATTAGCAAGGGGCAACAGACAGAAATTAAGCTGATAATGTTACTGGCTTTTCTTGTTCAAATGGTTTTCCTGATTGGGAATCCAAATTTTGAATGGAGCCAATTGACGGCCTTGATTCCGTATGGTTTTGTGCTAGCTGCAGCATCTTTGCATGGTCCAGAAACTGATGAAGAGTTTGAGATGCTGGATGAGGAGGAGAATGAGGATTATAGCTATCTAAAAGCTAGTTATTATCTGCCTATTTTGATGCTTCTAGCCCTGTTTTTCCAACCAACCTACGCCTATCTGTTTGAAGAACCGGTCCGTGTGGAGAGGCAGGAAATAGCCCGCTATATCCGGGATAACACGACCAGTGATGATCCGATTTATGCCTGGGATAATAGTGCACAAGCCTATCTAGAAAGTCAGCGGTTCTCGTCTGCTAATCTGATTACAGCTCAACCCTATCTTAACACGGAGGACAACCGAAACAATTTAATCTATGATTTGAATCAAGGGAGAGCCAAGTATATCTTGGTCAACACGGAGCTTCCGCTCTTGGAACAGGTCTCAGCGACCCTAGAAGACAATTATGTCCCTGTCCAACTCAGCTTCAATCACTTCAAACTATATCAAGAAAAAGAATGA
- the nrdD gene encoding anaerobic ribonucleoside-triphosphate reductase gives MKVQETILPELELAVLKRDGRTVAFEQEKIYSALQRANQELDHPVSDAGLSVVLAGVLQEIARRFTKDVQIYEIQTVVEQELLKSHLYDLAERYIQYRTQRDFRRHQATDINFEIHKLLSKDQSVVNENANKDADVFNTQRDLTAGIVGKSIGLKLLPAHVANAHQKGDIHYHDLDYSPYTPMTNCCLIDFKGMLAQGFKIGNADVESPKSIQTATAQISQIIANVASSQYGGCSADRIDEVLAPYAELNYQKHLKDAEEWVLPDKAEEYARAKTQKDIYDAMQSLEYEINTLFTSNGQTPFTSLGFGLGTSWFEREIQKAILNIRIKGLGREGRTAIFPKLIFTVKRGLNLEPDSPNYDIKQLAIECATKRMYPDMLSYDKIIELTGSFKVPMGCRSFLQGWKDENGLEINSGRMNLGVVTVNLPRIALESGGSQEKFWEIFAERMAIAKDALVYRVERVKEATPANAPILYQYGAFGKRLAKTDAVDQVFKNRRATVSLGYIGLYEVATVFYGGAWEGNPEAKDFTVSIIKRMKELAGDWSDEYGYHFSVYSTPSESLTDRFCRLDTEKFGLVKDITDKEYYTNSFHYDVRKNPTPFEKLDFEKVYPEAGASGGFIHYCEYPVLQQNPKALEAVWDYAYDRVGYLGTNTPIDHCYACGFEGDFEPTERGFKCPNCGNSDPKLVDVVKRTCGYLGNPQARPMVNGRHKEISARVKHMNGSSL, from the coding sequence ATGAAAGTGCAAGAAACAATCTTACCCGAATTAGAATTAGCGGTCTTAAAGCGTGACGGTCGAACGGTCGCTTTTGAACAAGAAAAGATTTATTCTGCCTTGCAGCGGGCTAATCAAGAATTGGACCATCCTGTGTCAGATGCGGGTCTGTCAGTCGTTTTGGCAGGGGTCCTGCAGGAAATTGCCCGTCGTTTTACCAAGGATGTGCAAATTTATGAAATCCAGACGGTTGTCGAACAGGAATTGCTCAAGTCCCACCTCTATGACTTGGCAGAGCGTTATATTCAGTACCGGACGCAACGCGATTTTCGCCGGCATCAAGCGACGGACATCAACTTTGAAATCCACAAATTGCTCAGCAAAGATCAGTCTGTCGTCAATGAAAACGCCAATAAGGATGCGGATGTCTTTAATACGCAACGTGATTTGACGGCTGGGATTGTTGGCAAATCTATCGGGCTCAAGCTCCTGCCAGCCCACGTTGCCAACGCTCACCAGAAGGGGGACATTCATTACCACGATTTGGATTATAGTCCTTACACGCCCATGACCAACTGCTGCCTGATTGATTTCAAGGGCATGTTAGCGCAAGGGTTTAAGATTGGAAATGCCGATGTGGAAAGTCCTAAGTCCATCCAGACAGCGACGGCGCAGATTTCGCAAATTATTGCCAATGTGGCTTCCAGCCAGTACGGTGGCTGCTCGGCGGACCGTATTGACGAGGTGTTGGCGCCTTATGCTGAGCTCAATTATCAAAAGCATTTGAAGGATGCGGAGGAATGGGTGCTGCCAGACAAGGCTGAAGAATATGCGCGTGCCAAGACCCAGAAGGATATTTATGACGCTATGCAGTCTTTGGAATACGAAATTAACACGCTTTTTACGTCCAATGGTCAAACGCCCTTTACTTCGCTTGGTTTCGGTTTAGGAACTTCTTGGTTTGAGCGGGAAATCCAGAAGGCGATTCTCAACATCCGTATCAAGGGTTTGGGGCGCGAAGGACGGACAGCCATCTTTCCAAAATTGATTTTCACTGTCAAACGCGGGCTAAATTTGGAGCCCGATTCGCCCAATTATGATATTAAGCAACTGGCGATTGAATGTGCAACCAAGCGCATGTATCCAGATATGCTGTCCTATGACAAGATTATTGAGTTAACGGGTTCTTTCAAGGTTCCTATGGGTTGCCGTTCTTTCTTGCAAGGTTGGAAGGATGAAAATGGCCTTGAAATCAATTCCGGTCGGATGAATTTGGGTGTGGTGACCGTCAATCTACCACGGATTGCCCTTGAAAGTGGGGGTAGTCAAGAAAAATTCTGGGAAATTTTTGCAGAACGCATGGCCATTGCCAAGGATGCCTTGGTCTATCGTGTCGAGCGGGTCAAGGAAGCGACGCCGGCAAATGCGCCTATTCTCTATCAGTACGGAGCTTTTGGGAAACGTTTGGCCAAGACGGACGCTGTTGATCAGGTCTTTAAGAACCGTCGCGCGACTGTTTCTCTAGGCTATATCGGTCTCTACGAAGTGGCGACTGTGTTTTACGGCGGTGCCTGGGAAGGAAATCCTGAAGCCAAGGACTTCACGGTTTCTATTATCAAGCGGATGAAGGAGTTGGCTGGCGACTGGTCTGACGAATACGGCTACCATTTTTCTGTTTACTCAACCCCATCAGAAAGTTTGACAGACCGTTTCTGCCGTTTGGATACGGAGAAATTCGGGTTGGTCAAGGACATTACGGATAAGGAATACTATACAAATTCCTTCCATTATGACGTGCGGAAAAATCCGACGCCGTTTGAAAAGCTGGATTTTGAAAAGGTTTATCCGGAGGCGGGTGCTAGCGGTGGCTTCATCCATTATTGCGAATACCCTGTTCTACAGCAAAATCCCAAGGCTCTCGAGGCGGTGTGGGACTATGCCTATGACCGTGTCGGTTATTTGGGGACCAATACCCCGATTGACCATTGTTATGCCTGCGGTTTTGAAGGCGACTTCGAGCCGACTGAGCGTGGGTTCAAGTGTCCAAACTGTGGCAATAGCGATCCAAAACTAGTAGATGTTGTCAAACGGACCTGTGGTTATCTGGGCAACCCTCAAGCCCGTCCCATGGTCAATGGTCGACACAAAGAAATCTCCGCCCGCGTCAAACACATGAACGGGTCTAGTTTATAA
- a CDS encoding 5'-nucleotidase C-terminal domain-containing protein, with amino-acid sequence MSKNYRDITILHSNDMHSYIENFPKKAALIAEIKEANRAKNIPTFVFDSGDLFSGNIFFNMYRGVKEIQLMNAIGCQAMTLGNHEFDHGDELLSRLDDFAAFPIVSTNISYRNPADADELVPLKDKLVFDMAGRPLYVLGLTTLETEEVASPTDNVVFEDHRQALKRTLSEMDKQAHIVLLSHLGYDQDVQLAAEFPEINVIFGGHTHTILKEPSQVGSVSIFQAGQYGRFLGNLLLRCYEDGSHEVLSYDLVEIEQLATEEPTIREFIERMQAERNARFAHSIANLPQTLDGERENIRQGQSTLAPLITQALFEQAVALGYQPDGAVINGFGIRMSLNAGPIYYSDVVKVLPFSKRVLLVSIKGQDLMSSLSTGLHPQLHGISRQGDDFLVNGRAIEPDTSYQIVTNSFVWSGKDNYDDFHKAIIIRDLGLDVDILSEFLRKRFGK; translated from the coding sequence ATGTCTAAGAACTATCGCGATATTACCATTCTCCACAGCAATGATATGCACTCTTATATAGAGAATTTTCCCAAGAAGGCAGCGCTGATTGCTGAGATTAAGGAGGCAAACCGGGCGAAAAACATTCCGACTTTTGTCTTTGACAGTGGAGATCTGTTTTCGGGGAATATTTTCTTCAATATGTACCGTGGGGTAAAGGAAATCCAGCTCATGAATGCCATTGGTTGTCAGGCCATGACCCTGGGCAATCACGAATTTGACCACGGAGACGAGTTGCTCAGTCGCTTGGATGACTTTGCGGCTTTTCCAATTGTCTCCACCAATATTTCCTACCGCAATCCAGCCGATGCAGACGAATTGGTGCCCTTGAAAGACAAGTTGGTCTTTGATATGGCGGGTCGACCGCTCTATGTCTTGGGCTTAACGACCTTGGAGACCGAGGAAGTGGCTTCTCCGACGGACAATGTGGTCTTTGAGGACCACAGACAGGCGCTCAAGCGGACCTTGTCTGAGATGGATAAGCAGGCGCACATTGTCTTGCTCAGTCATTTGGGCTATGATCAAGATGTTCAGCTGGCGGCGGAGTTTCCGGAAATCAATGTCATTTTCGGTGGTCACACCCATACGATTTTGAAAGAACCCAGTCAGGTCGGTAGCGTCAGTATTTTCCAAGCGGGCCAGTATGGGCGTTTTCTGGGCAATCTTCTGCTCCGTTGCTACGAGGACGGCAGTCATGAGGTGCTGTCCTATGACTTGGTGGAGATTGAGCAGCTGGCAACAGAAGAACCGACCATTCGGGAATTTATCGAGCGGATGCAGGCGGAGCGCAATGCTCGCTTTGCCCATTCTATTGCGAACCTGCCTCAAACCTTGGATGGTGAGCGGGAGAACATCCGTCAGGGACAGTCTACGCTGGCACCTCTGATTACGCAGGCCCTTTTTGAGCAGGCGGTTGCTCTCGGTTATCAGCCGGACGGAGCGGTCATCAATGGTTTTGGTATTCGGATGTCGCTCAACGCGGGCCCGATTTACTATAGCGATGTGGTCAAGGTTTTGCCCTTCTCCAAGCGCGTGCTCCTGGTCAGTATCAAGGGTCAAGATTTGATGTCCAGCCTCTCGACCGGTCTCCATCCGCAGCTTCATGGCATTTCTCGCCAAGGCGATGATTTTTTGGTCAATGGCAGAGCGATTGAGCCGGATACCAGCTACCAGATTGTGACCAACTCCTTTGTCTGGTCTGGTAAGGATAACTATGATGATTTCCACAAGGCGATCATTATCCGAGATTTGGGCTTGGATGTGGATATTTTGAGTGAATTTTTAAGAAAAAGATTTGGAAAGTAA
- a CDS encoding Gfo/Idh/MocA family oxidoreductase → MLKIGLVGLGGIFQKAYLTYLRSLSGIDWHLFTRNQEVLSSIAASLPRSQTYATVQDLAEADLDGVMIHVATQAHVEMAELFLERGIPVYMDKPLAEDFYQSAELYKLAQSKGVLLMAGFNRRFAPKVQELKTKPNKRRIVVEKNEVNGLGDLQFKLFDLFIHPLDTALYLLDDQPLSGSYAYYLENNKLSQVNVTLQTAQTSVVVSMNLQSGSRREIMEVQTPQATHQVKNLEELRTFTANQEIIEGFGSWDTTLYKRGFESIVEEFFQALESKKNPVSPSSSLLSHWICHQIVYADKGIGELHVTIPNEIDFKATNLSR, encoded by the coding sequence ATGCTAAAAATCGGTCTCGTCGGTTTAGGAGGTATTTTTCAAAAGGCCTACCTGACCTATCTGCGGAGTTTGTCAGGCATTGACTGGCATTTGTTCACCCGCAATCAAGAAGTTCTGTCAAGCATTGCGGCCAGTTTGCCCCGCAGTCAGACCTATGCGACAGTACAAGATTTGGCCGAGGCAGACTTGGACGGTGTCATGATTCATGTGGCGACACAGGCCCATGTGGAAATGGCAGAGCTGTTTTTGGAGCGTGGCATTCCTGTCTACATGGACAAGCCACTAGCCGAGGATTTTTACCAGTCGGCAGAGCTTTACAAATTAGCCCAGTCCAAGGGAGTCCTACTCATGGCTGGTTTCAATCGTCGCTTTGCTCCCAAGGTTCAAGAATTGAAAACCAAGCCCAACAAGCGGAGAATTGTCGTCGAGAAAAATGAAGTCAATGGCTTGGGCGACCTGCAATTCAAGCTCTTTGACCTCTTTATCCACCCGCTGGATACGGCCCTTTACTTGCTGGATGACCAGCCTCTGTCAGGTTCCTATGCCTACTATCTGGAAAATAATAAACTCAGTCAGGTCAATGTGACCCTTCAAACCGCTCAAACTTCTGTGGTCGTATCCATGAATCTCCAGTCGGGCAGCCGTCGGGAAATCATGGAAGTCCAGACACCGCAAGCGACCCATCAGGTTAAAAACTTAGAAGAATTGCGCACCTTTACCGCCAACCAAGAAATCATAGAAGGCTTTGGTTCTTGGGACACAACTCTTTACAAACGCGGCTTTGAAAGCATTGTCGAAGAGTTTTTCCAAGCCCTAGAAAGCAAGAAAAATCCAGTCAGCCCAAGCTCGAGCCTGCTCAGCCACTGGATCTGTCACCAAATTGTATACGCAGATAAAGGAATAGGAGAATTACATGTCACCATCCCAAACGAAATTGACTTTAAGGCGACCAACCTTAGTAGATAA
- a CDS encoding GNAT family N-acetyltransferase, whose protein sequence is MTLRRPTLVDKETILDMIAEFEREESATDGGNLFANFDFESWLQQGQDWEMGLNLPEGFVPSIQYVSFDDAGQAVGFLSLRLRLSDYLLNIGGHIGYSIRPSQRQKGYAKEQLRLGVQEAFSKNIPKVLVTCDETNTASKRTILSCGGSLEDVRHGTERYYIEEC, encoded by the coding sequence TTGACTTTAAGGCGACCAACCTTAGTAGATAAAGAAACGATTTTGGATATGATTGCTGAATTTGAGCGAGAAGAGTCCGCAACAGACGGAGGCAATCTCTTTGCGAATTTTGACTTTGAAAGCTGGTTGCAGCAAGGTCAGGACTGGGAAATGGGACTGAATTTGCCAGAGGGCTTTGTCCCTTCTATCCAGTATGTCTCCTTTGATGATGCTGGGCAAGCAGTCGGTTTTCTCAGTCTACGCCTGCGTCTCAGTGATTATCTGCTCAACATTGGTGGACACATTGGCTATTCTATCCGCCCTAGCCAGCGGCAGAAGGGCTATGCCAAGGAGCAGTTGCGCCTTGGTGTGCAGGAAGCATTTTCCAAAAACATCCCTAAGGTCCTTGTGACCTGTGATGAGACCAATACAGCCAGCAAGCGAACTATCCTATCCTGCGGAGGTAGCCTCGAAGACGTCCGTCATGGCACGGAGAGATACTATATAGAAGAGTGCTGA
- the nrdG gene encoding anaerobic ribonucleoside-triphosphate reductase activating protein yields the protein MNNPKPQEWKSEELSQGRIMDYKAFNFVDGEGVRCSLYVSGCLFHCEGCYNVATWSFKAGIPYTKELEDRILADLAQPYVQGLTLLGGEPFLNTGTVLPLVKRVRTELPDKDIWSWTGYTWEELMQETPDKLELLSHLDILVDGRYDKSKRNLMLQFRGSSNQRIIDVQKSLQEGKVVLWERLEK from the coding sequence ATGAACAATCCCAAACCCCAAGAATGGAAATCCGAAGAGCTGAGTCAGGGCCGGATTATGGACTACAAGGCCTTTAATTTTGTGGACGGTGAAGGCGTTCGCTGCTCCCTCTATGTCAGCGGCTGTCTCTTTCACTGCGAGGGCTGCTACAATGTTGCTACCTGGTCCTTCAAGGCCGGGATTCCCTACACCAAGGAGCTGGAAGACCGCATTTTAGCAGACCTGGCCCAACCCTATGTACAGGGCCTGACCCTCTTGGGTGGTGAGCCTTTTCTTAATACAGGAACCGTCCTCCCTCTTGTCAAGCGGGTTCGGACGGAATTGCCAGACAAGGATATTTGGTCCTGGACAGGCTACACATGGGAAGAATTGATGCAGGAAACCCCAGACAAGCTGGAGTTGTTATCCCATTTGGATATCCTAGTCGATGGCCGCTATGACAAAAGCAAACGCAACCTCATGCTCCAATTTCGCGGCTCTTCTAACCAACGCATCATTGACGTGCAAAAGTCTCTCCAAGAAGGGAAAGTTGTCTTGTGGGAGAGGTTGGAGAAATGA
- a CDS encoding GNAT family N-acetyltransferase → MTKLNFLFSSTEDLIAKQVQAIKDLFDREYRDDYGEWNLKQPYGYAPQDYHLLAYLGEDLVGHMGSQVRTISVGAAECLVAGIGGVLIAPEFRGKGLGRDMMTRLLEENTQTLAVDFSYLGCREEVVPYYEACGFSRITRVETHVDRLTGKEQQQISATIMIASAKKGKKDFPEGDIDLKGRAW, encoded by the coding sequence ATGACAAAACTGAATTTTCTATTTTCGTCAACAGAAGATTTGATTGCTAAGCAGGTTCAAGCTATCAAAGATTTGTTTGATAGAGAATATAGAGATGACTACGGAGAGTGGAATTTGAAGCAGCCCTATGGCTACGCGCCGCAAGACTATCATTTGTTAGCCTACCTAGGCGAGGACTTGGTGGGTCATATGGGGAGTCAGGTTCGTACTATTTCTGTAGGAGCTGCAGAGTGTCTTGTTGCGGGAATCGGAGGAGTTTTAATAGCGCCAGAATTTCGTGGGAAAGGATTGGGGAGAGATATGATGACCCGCTTGTTAGAGGAAAATACGCAAACTTTAGCAGTTGATTTTTCTTATTTGGGCTGCCGAGAAGAAGTGGTTCCTTACTATGAGGCTTGTGGGTTTTCTCGAATCACTCGTGTGGAGACTCATGTTGACCGGCTGACAGGCAAGGAGCAACAGCAGATTTCGGCTACCATTATGATTGCATCGGCTAAGAAGGGCAAAAAAGATTTCCCAGAAGGAGATATTGACCTTAAGGGACGAGCTTGGTAA